A genomic window from Syntrophorhabdaceae bacterium includes:
- a CDS encoding response regulator translates to MKNARILVVDDEENIRLLFKEELEEEGYTVDVALNGHDALQKLKDAPFDLVVMDIKMPGMDGIQALNEIKNSNKDQPVILCSAYGEFKQDFSSWVSDGYVVKSADTTELKQTIKNILNRA, encoded by the coding sequence ATGAAAAACGCAAGGATTCTTGTGGTGGACGACGAGGAGAATATCCGTCTTCTGTTCAAGGAAGAACTTGAAGAAGAAGGGTACACCGTGGATGTCGCATTGAACGGCCATGATGCCCTTCAAAAGCTCAAGGACGCCCCGTTCGATCTGGTGGTGATGGACATCAAGATGCCGGGCATGGACGGCATACAGGCCTTGAACGAAATAAAGAATTCCAACAAAGACCAGCCGGTGATCCTATGCTCGGCTTACGGTGAGTTCAAACAGGATTTTTCAAGCTGGGTGTCTGACGGGTATGTGGTCAAATCGGCGGATACAACGGAACTGAAGCAGACCATAAAAAATATTCTCAATCGCGCATAG